Proteins from a genomic interval of Ictalurus furcatus strain D&B chromosome 2, Billie_1.0, whole genome shotgun sequence:
- the il20ra gene encoding interleukin-20 receptor subunit alpha isoform X1, whose translation MFKLFTAALCVLLTVSGVRADGQHELAAPRDVHFHSVNLRNTVRWSSGTADARGTTYTVEYAIYGDAVDVEGTEQVVWRLVEQCDDVTQTDCDVTEQTDDTEEEYYARVRANGPNGRSEWTETDRRLRLTDTILGPPQVNVTVVENILHVKLSGPFRWRNPGKKRQSMFNIFPHMFYNVSVYNNSSKHTQSFRQPKKLLQYGPLEYGSEHCVRAEVLSSALHLTTAPSDWICVSIADDPFKSQMLLLILGGVVPTAICLFVLAAVGGFAYYYICGHKPRLPKSVDIQQDANMERKFQTFQPEKHLASINVIIINNTNLSTGETKRSFLDSCHRGVDVPERSPVAVVRDTTGAPYAVQNVRDTSAEAGEDLQSRRSSLSEGYGFVHQEDRSQVASCPYNPQVAPLGVGGVNLYMAQAGQTEPAQDRYEEEEEEEEDSEIQTFCNWDPDTGHLHLDFPLLSRFDSDTPETTDMQTSVDTALLVRYPVLTSVVLKQASMESGDDDPLLKMEKDWDLQVQSTAE comes from the exons ATGTTTAAACTCTTCACAGCGGCGCTCTGTGTGCTCCTGACAG TGTCGGGTGTACGGGCAGACGGACAGCACGAGCTCGCTGCACCACGAGATGTTCATTTCCACTCGGTGAATCTGAGGAACACGGTGCGCTGGAGCTCAGGAACGGCCGACGCCCGCGGCACCACCTACACGGTGGAGTACGCAAT atacgGCGATGCTGTGGATGTGGAAGGAACCGAGCAGGTGGTGTGGAGGCTGGTGGAGCAGTGCGACGACGTCACGCAGACAGACTGCGACGTGACGGAGCAGACGGACGATACGGAGGAGGAATACTACGCCAGAGTGAGAGCCAACGGGCCGAACGGGCGCTCGGAGTGGaccgagacagacagacggctCAGGCTCACCGACA CCATTTTGGGACCTCCGCAGGTAAACGTAACCGTGGTGGAAAACATCCTGCACGTCAAGCTGAGCGGACCGTTCCGATGGAGGAACCCCGGAAAGAAGCGCCAGTCCATGTTTAACATCTTCCCTCACATGTTCTACAATGTCAGCGTgtacaacaacagcagcaaacaCACG CAGTCTTTCCGGCAGCCGAAAAAGCTCCTGCAGTACGGCCCACTGGAGTACGGCTCAGAGCACTGTGTGCGGGCGGAGGTTCTCTCAAGCGCCCTCCACCTTACCACCGCGCCGTCGGACTGGATCTGCGTCTCCATCGCTGACG accCGTTTAAATCTCAGATGCTGCTTCTGATATTAGGAGGAGTCGTTCCCACCGCTATATGCCTGTTTGTTTTAGCCGCAGTCGGAGGTTTCGCTTATTACTACATCTGCGGTCACAAACCCAGGCTGCCCAAGAGCGTG GACATTCAACAGGACGCGAACATGGAAAGGAAATTCCAGACGTTCCAGCCGGAGAAACATCTGGCCAGCATaaacgtcatcatcatcaacaacaccAACCTGAGCACGGGGGAGACGAAACGCAGTTTCCTTGACTCATGTCATCGCGGTGTCGACGTTCCAGAGCGCTCGCCAGTTGCTGTGGTGAGGGACACAACAGGAGCACCTTACGCAGTGCAGAACGTCAGGGATACATCAGCAGAAGCTGGAGAAGACCTACAAAGCCGTCGCAGCTCTCTGAGTGAAGGTTACGGCTTTGTACATCAGGAGGACAGGAGCCAGGTCGCCAGCTGCCCGTATAACCCCCAAGTGGCGCCGCTCGGTGTGGGCGGAGTCAACTTGTACATGGCACAGGCTGGACAGACAGAACCAGCACAGGACagatatgaagaagaagaagaagaagaagaagacagtgAGATACAGACGTTTTGTAACTGGGACCCAGATACCGGCCATCTCCATCTGGACTTCCCTCTGCTCAGCAGGTTCGACTCGGACACCCCGGAAACCACAGACATGCAGACGAGCGTAGACACGGCGCTGCTCGTACGCTATCCTGTCCTCACCAGCGTAGTGCTCAAGCAGGCTTCGATGGAGAGCGGAGACGACGACCCGCTCCTGAAGATGGAGAAAGACTGGGACCTGCAGGTCCAGAGCACCGCCGAGTAG
- the il20ra gene encoding interleukin-20 receptor subunit alpha isoform X2, which produces MFKLFTAALCVLLTVSGVRADGQHELAAPRDVHFHSVNLRNTVRWSSGTADARGTTYTVEYAIYGDAVDVEGTEQVVWRLVEQCDDVTQTDCDVTEQTDDTEEEYYARVRANGPNGRSEWTETDRRLRLTDTILGPPQVNVTVVENILHVKLSGPFRWRNPGKKRQSMFNIFPHMFYNVSVYNNSSKHTSFRQPKKLLQYGPLEYGSEHCVRAEVLSSALHLTTAPSDWICVSIADDPFKSQMLLLILGGVVPTAICLFVLAAVGGFAYYYICGHKPRLPKSVDIQQDANMERKFQTFQPEKHLASINVIIINNTNLSTGETKRSFLDSCHRGVDVPERSPVAVVRDTTGAPYAVQNVRDTSAEAGEDLQSRRSSLSEGYGFVHQEDRSQVASCPYNPQVAPLGVGGVNLYMAQAGQTEPAQDRYEEEEEEEEDSEIQTFCNWDPDTGHLHLDFPLLSRFDSDTPETTDMQTSVDTALLVRYPVLTSVVLKQASMESGDDDPLLKMEKDWDLQVQSTAE; this is translated from the exons ATGTTTAAACTCTTCACAGCGGCGCTCTGTGTGCTCCTGACAG TGTCGGGTGTACGGGCAGACGGACAGCACGAGCTCGCTGCACCACGAGATGTTCATTTCCACTCGGTGAATCTGAGGAACACGGTGCGCTGGAGCTCAGGAACGGCCGACGCCCGCGGCACCACCTACACGGTGGAGTACGCAAT atacgGCGATGCTGTGGATGTGGAAGGAACCGAGCAGGTGGTGTGGAGGCTGGTGGAGCAGTGCGACGACGTCACGCAGACAGACTGCGACGTGACGGAGCAGACGGACGATACGGAGGAGGAATACTACGCCAGAGTGAGAGCCAACGGGCCGAACGGGCGCTCGGAGTGGaccgagacagacagacggctCAGGCTCACCGACA CCATTTTGGGACCTCCGCAGGTAAACGTAACCGTGGTGGAAAACATCCTGCACGTCAAGCTGAGCGGACCGTTCCGATGGAGGAACCCCGGAAAGAAGCGCCAGTCCATGTTTAACATCTTCCCTCACATGTTCTACAATGTCAGCGTgtacaacaacagcagcaaacaCACG TCTTTCCGGCAGCCGAAAAAGCTCCTGCAGTACGGCCCACTGGAGTACGGCTCAGAGCACTGTGTGCGGGCGGAGGTTCTCTCAAGCGCCCTCCACCTTACCACCGCGCCGTCGGACTGGATCTGCGTCTCCATCGCTGACG accCGTTTAAATCTCAGATGCTGCTTCTGATATTAGGAGGAGTCGTTCCCACCGCTATATGCCTGTTTGTTTTAGCCGCAGTCGGAGGTTTCGCTTATTACTACATCTGCGGTCACAAACCCAGGCTGCCCAAGAGCGTG GACATTCAACAGGACGCGAACATGGAAAGGAAATTCCAGACGTTCCAGCCGGAGAAACATCTGGCCAGCATaaacgtcatcatcatcaacaacaccAACCTGAGCACGGGGGAGACGAAACGCAGTTTCCTTGACTCATGTCATCGCGGTGTCGACGTTCCAGAGCGCTCGCCAGTTGCTGTGGTGAGGGACACAACAGGAGCACCTTACGCAGTGCAGAACGTCAGGGATACATCAGCAGAAGCTGGAGAAGACCTACAAAGCCGTCGCAGCTCTCTGAGTGAAGGTTACGGCTTTGTACATCAGGAGGACAGGAGCCAGGTCGCCAGCTGCCCGTATAACCCCCAAGTGGCGCCGCTCGGTGTGGGCGGAGTCAACTTGTACATGGCACAGGCTGGACAGACAGAACCAGCACAGGACagatatgaagaagaagaagaagaagaagaagacagtgAGATACAGACGTTTTGTAACTGGGACCCAGATACCGGCCATCTCCATCTGGACTTCCCTCTGCTCAGCAGGTTCGACTCGGACACCCCGGAAACCACAGACATGCAGACGAGCGTAGACACGGCGCTGCTCGTACGCTATCCTGTCCTCACCAGCGTAGTGCTCAAGCAGGCTTCGATGGAGAGCGGAGACGACGACCCGCTCCTGAAGATGGAGAAAGACTGGGACCTGCAGGTCCAGAGCACCGCCGAGTAG